From the Blastocatellia bacterium genome, the window TGCAAGCATTCCAAGACTTTAACGTCGAGCGTGGGATCTTCCGAGTAGGGACGCGGGCATACAGCCGAAAGACGCGCGCGTGTGACGGAGTCCGCCGTCGCAAACAGTGTGACATCTAATCCCCGATCCACAAGCCCCTCGGTCAGGAGCGAGACGACTCGTTCCCACGGTCCATAATGGCGCGGAGGCACGCGCCAGGAGATGGGGGCTAACATGGCGATGCGCAGGGGTTCTCTCGTCATATCCAGGCGCATTGAGAACGGAAGACATTTTCGATCTTATCGGCCAGCGCTGCGGCGCGGGTCGTTAGTTCGACAACACGCCGACGTTGCTCGTTGTTGAATTCCTCATCGGTGATGGAACTCAGGTTGATGAGGACGTTGTAGGAGGCCCCTTTCACCGCGGCGATAGCCATCTGGCACCCGACAGCCACATCCGAAAGCGCATTCGGGTTGCCGATGTCCGCAAGCTCAGCCAAGAGTTCCAGTACGGTGCAAGCATCCATCGCCGTTTCCAGAGGGATCCTGGCCGCCTCTCTGGTTGCTTTCTGAACGGCTTCGGCGCGAACCAGCCGGTCAGCATCGGTATCGGCGGGAAGACGAGAGGCTGCCAGGACGCGATCGAAGCTTTCGGCATCCCTCTCGATTGCCATCGTGAGCGAATGGCGCAGGTGAGTGAGCCGGTCGAGAATATCTTTGACTCTGGACTCTCGGTCAGCGAACTTCTTCTTGCCAATGGTGAGGCGACAGACCATTTCTCCTAGGGCAGCGGCCAGGACACCAGCGAAAGCAGCCACGCTGCCGCCGCCGGGTGTCGGTGTTCCCGCGGCAACGCGGTCGGGGAAGGACCCGATGCTCTCGGCACCTGAGGATAAACCCGCGTCAGTTGTCCCTCGCTGCGCTTCGGCCAGAGCCGCGTTCAGTCGGTTCTCCAGAATCTGATCAGGAGTGAAATTCTCCAGTTGCAGATACCACTCAGCGCACTGATCCAGCGCTGCCTGAGGAACGAGCCCGACGATCTCGCTACTTAGGACGCTCACACCGTATCGTTCGGCTTCGCGCTTGACCATCTCGAAAGCGCGAAAGATGGGGGTCGCTTGATAATCGGTGAGGTTCATGGAAACCTGAACGAGTCCCCGATCCTTCAGTTCAAAGCCAAGAGCCTTGACGTACCGGAGTCCGCCATCCCGGCCGCGAACGGCGCGGGCGATCTTCCGGGCGACATCAAGATTGGTTGTGTTGAGGTTCACGTTATAAGCGATGAGAGGTTGGCGCGCCCCGACAACGGTCGCTCCCGCCGTGGGATGGATCCTGGGCTCGCCAAAGTCAGGACGGCGATCCGGATCCGTCCTGATTGTTTCCCTCAAACCCTCAAATTCACCCCGGCGGATATTGGCTAAGTCAACCCGATCGGGTCGCGTGGCAGCTCGCTCGTAGAGATAGACGGGGATGCCTAATTCCTCAGCGATTCGTCGCCCCGTCCGGCGAGCCAGCTCCACGCATTCGTCCATTGTGACGTTGCGAATGGGGATGAAGGGAATGACATCGGTCGCACCGATGCGGGGATGTTCTCCCTTGTGCCGGTTGAGATCAATCAATTCTGCAGCCCGTCGGGTGGCTCTGACCGCTGCTTCCACGGCGGCATCGGGGTCGGCGACAAACGTGATGACCGACCGATTATGATCGGGATCCATCTCGCGATCGAGAAGAACAACATCGGGAACGGAGCAAATGGCTGCCACGATCTCATCCACAACCTCTCGCCGCCGTCCTTCGCTGAAGTTCGGCACGCATTCGACAATCCTTTTCATTTTGACTTCGCAGGCCTCCGTCGCTCACTTTTTTATCGCTTCTGATCGGCCCGCGCCCCAGGGGCGACGGGCACTCTCTCCCATCTGACATCTCCCCGATCCGACGAGATGTCGGATGGGTCTAATACTATAGGCCGTCGAGAAGTGTGAGCGCAAAGGGTGCTTTCATCCACCAGTCCCGTGTGATAGAATGCCAGCCCGCGTCATGGGGAAAACACCATGGGTCAAGCCGGTAACTGATGCACGTGACCGTGGCCAGGGGGCGTCGTGATGATCCCTCCGATGGATGGGCATGGCATTATACCGGATTCCCATGAAAGCGGCTCGCCGTCAGGCAAGTGGCGACAGCCAAAAGATCATTTTATGAAATCTCACCAGCGAGGAGGGTGACATGTGGAGACAAGTTAAAGCGGCAGTGCTGCTCGTAATGCTTATGCTACTCGGTCCGAATCCTCTCCTGGCTCAAGGACCACAGGAGAAGGTGGATTTGGACGTGATCGCTAAGATCAAGGAAGAGGGGCTTCAGCGATCGCGATACATGGAGATTCTCAGTTATCTCACCGACGTTTATGGTCCGCGCCTCACCGGCTCCCCACACTTCAAGGAGGCGGCCGAGTGGGCGCGACAAAAATTCACCGAATGGGGACTGCAGAATGCTCATCTCGAGCCCTGGGGACCATTCGGTCGTGGGTGGTCGCTGGAAGGCTTCACGCTGAATATCATCAAGCCGCGGTTCGCGCCGCTCATCGGCTATCCTAAGGCATGGTCGCCAAGCACTAAGGGTACGGTGCGCGGTCCCGTCGTTTATCTCGATGTCAAGAGCGAGGGGGACCTGGAAAAATATCGGGGCAAGCTCAAGGGAGCTATCGTCTTGATTGCGCCGGAGCGCCAGGTGAGCGCTCACTTCCAGCCGCAAGGGGCGCGCCTCTCTGACGAACGTCTTCTGGCGCTGGCCAATGCGGATCCTGCGGCCGGTCCCGGTCGTCGGTTCCAGCCCTCGCCCGAGCAGCGTGCTGCTCAGCAACTGGAAATGAAAAAGTGGCAGTTATGCTATTCGGAAGGAGCGGCGGTTGTTCTAGAGCCCGGTCGGGGAGACGGGGGCACGATTTTCGTAGGAGCAGTGACGTATCCCGTTTCGCCCGACACGCCGTTTGATCGGCGGCCCCGTCCCTGGGCCCAAGATGCTCCACCGGCAATCCCTCAGGTCGTCGTGGCTGTCGAGCATTACAATCGCCTTGTCCGAATGATTAACAAGGGAGTTCCGGTTGAGCTTGAGGTGGGAATTACGAGTCAATTCCATGATCAGGACCTCAACGGCTACAACGTCATCGCCGAGATTCCTGGCACTGATCTCAAGGATGAGATCGTCATGCTGGGTGCGCATTTTGATTCCTGGCATTCGGGCACAGGGGCAACCGATAATGCCGCCGGATCGGCTGTCGTCATGGAAGCTGTCCGCATCCTTCAGGCCCTGGGGATTCGCCCTCGCCGGACGATTCGCGTTGCTCTCTGGGGTGGAGAAGAACAGGGATTGCTCGGTTCGCGCGCATATGTGGCTGAGCATTTTGGCCGACGAATTGATCCGCAGGGCCCGCCCGGCAGTGGGGGGTCCGATCGGTCCGACTCGTCGGCGAGCCCTCGATTCGAGCTTAAACCGGAGCACGAACGATTTTCCGCATACTTCAATCTCGATAACGGGACAGGCAAAATCCGGGGCGTTTACATGCAGGGCAACGAGGCAGTACGACCGATCTTTCGCGCCTGGCTCGCCCCCTTCCGCGACATGGGCGCATCAACGCTGTCATTGGCCAATACCGGAGGGACCGATCACCTTTCGTTCGACGCTATCGGGCTGCCCGGATTTCAGTTCATCCAGGATCCCATCGAGTACGACACCCGGACTCACCACTCGAATATGGACGTCTATGATCGGATTCAAGAGGAGGACATGAAGCAGGCCGCGGTCATTATGGCTTCGTTTGTCTATCATGCTGCCATGCGGGATCAAAAGCTCCCGCGTAAGCCGCTGCCGGGTACCGTTGTTGCTGCCGCCAGACGGTAGCGCCAGTTCGTGCCCGGTGACGTTATCCGGAAGGGCAGCCAAAAGCGATGGTTTGACAGCCCCGCGCTGGCTGCCCTACCATTAGGACGGTCATCATCTCGGAAGTCTCAAGCGAGGAGCATCTCGGCATGACAACGACGAAAGAGATAACAACCAGTCTGGAGGACGCTCTCAGCCGATGGGAAGAGGAGACGCTTAAGCCCACGCTGGCGCGAATGCCAGAACGGGCGGAGCAGTTTACCACTACATCTCTCGTGCCGATCAAGCGGCTGTACACACCGCTTGATATCGAGGATATTGATTTCTATCGCGACATCGGCTTCCCCGGAGAGTATCCCTTCACGCGGGGAATCCATCCGACGATGTACCGGGGGAAGCTCTGGACCATGCGCCAGTTCGCCGGCTATGGAACGGCCTTCGACACCAATAAACGGTTCAAGTACCTTCTCGAACAAGGTCAAACGGGTCTGTCCGTGGCCTTCGATCTCCCGACGCTGATGGGGCTGGATTCCGATCATCCTCTGTCGGAGGGTGAGGTTGGCAAATGCGGCGTTGCTGTCTCCAGCCTCGAAGACATGGAGGTGCTCTTTGACGGGATTCCGCTGGAGCAGGTGACGACCTCCATGACGATCAATGCCCCGGCAGCCGTCATTTTCGCCATGTATCTCGTCGTCGCCGAGAAACAGGGAGCCGACTGGAAGAAGATCTCGGGGACGATCCAGAACGATATTCTCAAGGAATACATCGCTCAGAAAGAGTGGATTTATCCTCCGCGCCCGCACATGCGGCTGATCGTTGACACGATTGCTTTCTGCACCCGAGAGGTTCCTCGCTGGAATACGATCTCCATATCCGGTTATCACATTCGTGAAGCGGGAGCGACGGCCCTGCAGGAACTGGCCTTTACGTTGCGCGATGGGATCGAGTACGTGGAGTGGTGCATGGCCGCTGGTCTGGATGTTGATGAATTTGCTCCCCGGTTGTCGTTCTTCTTCAACTGTCATAATGATTTCTTCGAGGAGATCGCCAAGTTCCGGGCAGCGCGTCGCGTCTGGGCGAAGGTCATGCGCGAGCGATTCGGGGCTAAGAACCCGCGCTCCTGGATGTGCCGGTTCCATACGCAAACGGCCGGATGCAGTTTGACCGCGCAGCAGCCCTACAACAATGTTGTGCGCACGGCGATTCAAGCGCTCGCGGCTGTGCTTGGGGGGACTCAAAGTCTCCATACGAACTCCCTCGATGAGGCGCTGGCCTTGCCCACCGAGTTCGCCGCCACGCTGGCCCTGCGAACGCAACAGATCATCGCGCACGAATCGGGCGTCACCAATACGGTTGATCCTCTTGCCGGAAGTTATTTCGTCGAACGCTTGACCACCGATATGGAGCGCGGCTGCTTCGAGTACTTTGAGAAGATTGATGCCATGGGCGGGATGATCGCGGCCATTGAACGCGGCTTCCCGCAGAAGGAGATTCACGAGGCCGCCTATCAGTATCAGCAAGCCATTGACCGCAAGGAAAAGATCATCGTCGGCGTCAATGAGTACGTCGTTGACCGGGAGCCTCAGGAAATTCCCATTCTCTACATTGACGAAAGCGTCGCTGAAATCCAGAAGCAACGTCTGCGGGATCTGCGCAAACGTCGGGATAACGACAGGGTGCGCAAGAGCCTCGACGCTTTGAAGAGAGCGGCTGAGGGGACGGACAACACCATGCCCTATATCCTCGAGTGCGTTCGTGCTTACGCCACGCTCGGCGAGATTTGCGATGCGATGAAAGAGGTCTTTGGCGAATATCAGGAGCCTCCTTTCTAACCCTATGGTGGACCGAAGGATTCGCGTTCTTATCGCTAAACCCGGTCTGGACGGACATGACCGGGGAGCGAAAGTCATTGCGCGGGCATTGCGCGATGCCGGAATGGAGGTCATCTACACTGGCCTGCGTCAGACCCCGGAGCAAATCGTCACCGCGGCCATCCAGGAAGACGTTGATGTCATTGGTCTCTCCATCCTCTCCGGGGCCCACATGACGATCTGTCCGCGCGTCATGGAGCTTGTCCGGCAAAAGGGGCTGACGGATGTTTTGGTCGTCGTCGGTGGGATCATCCCCGATGAAGATATTCCCAAGCTCAAGGCCATGGGAATAGCCGAAGTCTTCCTGCCGGGAACGCTGCTGGAAGACATCATCCGTTTCATTCGAGAGAACGTCAGACGACAGGCGAGCGTGTAAACGGTGGGTGCTCGGGGGCCCGATTCCTGATTCTCCTGATGCCGGGAATTGCAAACCATACCCGCCTATGCATGGAAGACGCGCCGCCGGTCGCATGGCAGTCTCGCGGAGAGAGAAATTCAGGCTGAAAGAATTGCTCACAGAGAGTGAATATGACGACACCGATTGAAACAGTTCCCTCGCTGGCGGAAGAGGTGGCTGCTGCCATCAAGGAGCTGTATGCGAAGGTGCAGAATCTGGTCACCGAGGATGACGAACCCGTGGATAATCTCTACTCGGAGAAGCAACAGCGTCTGTTGACCGAGCCACTCTATAGCTCGTGGGCGG encodes:
- the ftcD gene encoding glutamate formimidoyltransferase yields the protein MKRIVECVPNFSEGRRREVVDEIVAAICSVPDVVLLDREMDPDHNRSVITFVADPDAAVEAAVRATRRAAELIDLNRHKGEHPRIGATDVIPFIPIRNVTMDECVELARRTGRRIAEELGIPVYLYERAATRPDRVDLANIRRGEFEGLRETIRTDPDRRPDFGEPRIHPTAGATVVGARQPLIAYNVNLNTTNLDVARKIARAVRGRDGGLRYVKALGFELKDRGLVQVSMNLTDYQATPIFRAFEMVKREAERYGVSVLSSEIVGLVPQAALDQCAEWYLQLENFTPDQILENRLNAALAEAQRGTTDAGLSSGAESIGSFPDRVAAGTPTPGGGSVAAFAGVLAAALGEMVCRLTIGKKKFADRESRVKDILDRLTHLRHSLTMAIERDAESFDRVLAASRLPADTDADRLVRAEAVQKATREAARIPLETAMDACTVLELLAELADIGNPNALSDVAVGCQMAIAAVKGASYNVLINLSSITDEEFNNEQRRRVVELTTRAAALADKIENVFRSQCAWI
- a CDS encoding M20/M25/M40 family metallo-hydrolase, whose product is MWRQVKAAVLLVMLMLLGPNPLLAQGPQEKVDLDVIAKIKEEGLQRSRYMEILSYLTDVYGPRLTGSPHFKEAAEWARQKFTEWGLQNAHLEPWGPFGRGWSLEGFTLNIIKPRFAPLIGYPKAWSPSTKGTVRGPVVYLDVKSEGDLEKYRGKLKGAIVLIAPERQVSAHFQPQGARLSDERLLALANADPAAGPGRRFQPSPEQRAAQQLEMKKWQLCYSEGAAVVLEPGRGDGGTIFVGAVTYPVSPDTPFDRRPRPWAQDAPPAIPQVVVAVEHYNRLVRMINKGVPVELEVGITSQFHDQDLNGYNVIAEIPGTDLKDEIVMLGAHFDSWHSGTGATDNAAGSAVVMEAVRILQALGIRPRRTIRVALWGGEEQGLLGSRAYVAEHFGRRIDPQGPPGSGGSDRSDSSASPRFELKPEHERFSAYFNLDNGTGKIRGVYMQGNEAVRPIFRAWLAPFRDMGASTLSLANTGGTDHLSFDAIGLPGFQFIQDPIEYDTRTHHSNMDVYDRIQEEDMKQAAVIMASFVYHAAMRDQKLPRKPLPGTVVAAARR
- a CDS encoding methylmalonyl-CoA mutase family protein, whose product is MTTTKEITTSLEDALSRWEEETLKPTLARMPERAEQFTTTSLVPIKRLYTPLDIEDIDFYRDIGFPGEYPFTRGIHPTMYRGKLWTMRQFAGYGTAFDTNKRFKYLLEQGQTGLSVAFDLPTLMGLDSDHPLSEGEVGKCGVAVSSLEDMEVLFDGIPLEQVTTSMTINAPAAVIFAMYLVVAEKQGADWKKISGTIQNDILKEYIAQKEWIYPPRPHMRLIVDTIAFCTREVPRWNTISISGYHIREAGATALQELAFTLRDGIEYVEWCMAAGLDVDEFAPRLSFFFNCHNDFFEEIAKFRAARRVWAKVMRERFGAKNPRSWMCRFHTQTAGCSLTAQQPYNNVVRTAIQALAAVLGGTQSLHTNSLDEALALPTEFAATLALRTQQIIAHESGVTNTVDPLAGSYFVERLTTDMERGCFEYFEKIDAMGGMIAAIERGFPQKEIHEAAYQYQQAIDRKEKIIVGVNEYVVDREPQEIPILYIDESVAEIQKQRLRDLRKRRDNDRVRKSLDALKRAAEGTDNTMPYILECVRAYATLGEICDAMKEVFGEYQEPPF
- a CDS encoding cobalamin B12-binding domain-containing protein: MVDRRIRVLIAKPGLDGHDRGAKVIARALRDAGMEVIYTGLRQTPEQIVTAAIQEDVDVIGLSILSGAHMTICPRVMELVRQKGLTDVLVVVGGIIPDEDIPKLKAMGIAEVFLPGTLLEDIIRFIRENVRRQASV